The following are from one region of the Stigmatella ashevillena genome:
- a CDS encoding serine/threonine-protein kinase: MDTLSPEALPDGTRLGPWRVEGRAGYGTYGAVYRVRRTRRLFPPLVALKLARYPNDLRFEREAELLTRIQHPSVPRLLGQGTWKASPHGDTHPYVVMQWVEGLRLYDWGKERSFTSRQMLRLLAQVARALEATHARQGLHRDVKGDNILVSPEGKAFLMDFGCGTWAGAPPLTEGLLAPGTKPYRSPQALRFQWDHRRGAHTPYRATPADDVYALGVTAYRLCTGIYPPPATDPSLVGDDAQDTLEVMKPPGQLQPLAPLLESLILRMLSENPQDRSNAGELAAAMEAAAEAAGPEADVPMCPNGSRGGAEGVRRPVSESRGGCLGPAVLMSWAAWLIILIAGNLNLAEFIDSPSSLEDGGTTGVVDASLEEAPVSSVAREPEPSGLALEMPKAPLPGQRRPPCDRFQINIQGGCWLEILQASPPCGESYYDWKGSCYYPVAAPPRTSTSEKP, translated from the coding sequence ATGGACACGCTGTCCCCCGAAGCACTCCCGGACGGGACCCGGCTGGGCCCCTGGCGGGTGGAAGGCCGCGCGGGGTACGGCACCTATGGCGCAGTCTACCGGGTGCGCCGGACGCGGAGGCTCTTTCCCCCACTCGTGGCCCTCAAGCTGGCGCGCTACCCGAATGACTTGCGGTTCGAGCGTGAGGCGGAGCTCCTCACCCGGATTCAGCACCCCAGCGTCCCTCGCCTGCTGGGACAGGGCACCTGGAAGGCGAGCCCCCACGGTGACACACATCCCTATGTGGTGATGCAGTGGGTGGAGGGCCTCCGGCTGTATGACTGGGGGAAAGAGCGGTCCTTCACGTCCCGCCAGATGCTGCGGCTGCTGGCCCAGGTGGCGCGGGCGCTGGAGGCAACCCACGCCCGCCAGGGGCTTCACCGGGACGTAAAAGGTGACAACATCCTGGTGAGCCCCGAGGGGAAGGCCTTCCTCATGGACTTCGGGTGTGGCACCTGGGCCGGGGCGCCGCCGCTCACCGAGGGGCTGCTGGCCCCCGGCACGAAGCCCTACCGCAGCCCCCAGGCCCTGCGCTTCCAGTGGGACCACCGCCGCGGGGCCCACACCCCCTACCGCGCCACACCTGCGGATGACGTGTACGCGCTGGGGGTGACGGCCTACCGCCTGTGCACGGGAATCTACCCTCCCCCGGCGACGGACCCATCGCTGGTGGGCGATGATGCGCAGGACACCCTGGAGGTGATGAAGCCTCCAGGGCAGCTTCAGCCGCTGGCGCCCCTGTTGGAATCGCTCATCCTCCGCATGCTTTCCGAGAATCCCCAGGATCGAAGCAACGCCGGTGAGTTGGCCGCAGCCATGGAGGCAGCAGCGGAGGCCGCCGGGCCCGAGGCTGATGTTCCGATGTGTCCGAACGGCTCGCGAGGGGGCGCAGAGGGCGTCAGGCGGCCCGTCTCCGAGTCTCGCGGAGGATGTCTGGGGCCTGCGGTGCTGATGTCCTGGGCCGCTTGGCTCATCATTCTGATCGCGGGGAACTTGAACCTGGCGGAGTTCATCGATTCCCCCTCCAGCCTGGAGGATGGCGGGACCACGGGTGTGGTCGATGCATCCTTGGAAGAGGCGCCGGTGTCCAGCGTGGCACGAGAGCCCGAGCCTAGTGGATTGGCGCTGGAGATGCCCAAAGCGCCTCTGCCCGGCCAACGCCGTCCGCCGTGCGATCGATTTCAGATCAACATCCAGGGAGGCTGCTGGCTCGAGATTCTTCAAGCCTCCCCGCCCTGCGGTGAGAGTTATTACGACTGGAAAGGGTCTTGTTACTACCCAGTCGCTGCGCCCCCAAGAACCAGCACGTCAGAAAAGCCTTGA
- a CDS encoding Ig-like domain-containing protein: MMKTSESLSLWLKLGLIIVIGCQPQPDSPTGTVQFAVSLGQSLSTSDVARMTITSSGPDIPSVTQTLSLTHGKWGGIVTDVPAGVDRSFVVQAFNSGGTLLYKGQSSGVTITANQTTLVATTLQEVTPPPPFSNAAPVIGSVVATPITVQIGKTISLSASASDPNPADTLTYAWTAAAGAFAKPSDASTTWTAPSSVGIVPLTLVVTDSQSTAVAVTLSINVTNGTEEGRAAIDVQFNNTPIVSRVSSSSARVNVGQAAVMTLSASDSDNDPLTYQWSATCSGTWTNATSSTASFTPSSLPSSSCNNCQVTVAVSDGRGGKNTGNLSLCVVSTVPTRFPPSIIRAYQSSPTASPSQNLSFQVDARDPQNSTLSFLWWANAGQLGTATNGGTSSRNTWIAPTCVLSGGVPSITATATNSYGLSDTTTFQVTGLPSCPPPAGSRKLFSYTGADQSWTVPTHVNRIRVKLWGAGGGGTTFNSSGYGGGGAFGDTFLEVYPGETLAVVVGGGGSMGSYLGTPVSAYGGGGAYGVQGGAGGGGRSAIRRPSYDLSTVGGGGGAGSDADGTYSDGGPGGDSGLDGKDGAPADGTYGLRGKGGTHYAGGAGGTSVGTTYTAKSGTQYKGGDASAEWWSGDGGGGGGGYYGGGAGGGDTSGGAAGGGGGGSSSVPYGSILSGRGRNTGGMLDMDYSAGIGMGGQGGAGSHGRVVIYSDVEQYPRSNAMKCSTRPRLNLANGQLACYGVWDYGNAFGEDDNMCGDYSTPKTGCVVTTPACTSGKATAVEFVDISSILDPKISAIAANLGVSTQLLGEGMITAYVYHCSP; encoded by the coding sequence ATGATGAAAACCAGCGAATCCCTATCACTTTGGTTGAAGCTCGGACTCATCATCGTTATTGGATGTCAGCCCCAGCCAGACAGCCCCACGGGAACAGTCCAATTCGCGGTTTCGCTCGGTCAATCGTTGAGCACCAGCGATGTGGCCCGGATGACCATCACGTCGTCAGGGCCGGACATCCCCTCAGTCACGCAGACGCTCTCTCTCACCCATGGTAAGTGGGGTGGCATTGTCACCGACGTGCCCGCTGGTGTTGACCGGAGCTTTGTGGTCCAAGCCTTCAATTCTGGTGGGACTTTGCTCTACAAAGGCCAGAGTTCTGGCGTCACCATCACTGCCAACCAAACGACCCTAGTGGCCACCACGCTTCAAGAGGTGACGCCTCCTCCTCCATTCTCCAACGCGGCCCCCGTCATTGGCTCCGTGGTTGCCACCCCGATTACGGTACAGATTGGGAAAACGATCTCATTGAGCGCAAGCGCTTCAGATCCCAATCCTGCAGATACGCTGACTTATGCTTGGACGGCAGCCGCTGGCGCCTTCGCCAAGCCTTCCGATGCCTCCACAACCTGGACTGCACCGTCATCGGTCGGCATTGTCCCGCTTACCCTTGTCGTGACGGACTCGCAGAGCACAGCAGTGGCGGTGACTCTCTCCATCAACGTCACCAATGGAACAGAGGAAGGCCGCGCCGCAATCGACGTGCAGTTCAATAACACCCCCATCGTCTCCCGCGTCAGCAGTTCGTCCGCCCGTGTGAACGTTGGGCAAGCCGCCGTGATGACCCTCTCGGCCTCCGATAGCGACAACGATCCCCTTACGTACCAGTGGTCGGCGACTTGCAGTGGGACTTGGACCAACGCAACATCCAGCACTGCGAGTTTCACCCCTTCGTCCCTGCCGTCGAGTTCGTGTAACAACTGCCAAGTGACCGTCGCCGTCTCCGACGGACGTGGAGGCAAAAACACCGGAAACTTGAGTCTGTGTGTGGTGTCCACCGTGCCCACCCGGTTCCCGCCATCCATCATCCGTGCCTACCAGTCCTCGCCGACCGCCAGCCCGTCCCAGAACCTCAGCTTCCAAGTAGACGCCCGGGATCCTCAGAACAGCACGCTGTCCTTCCTATGGTGGGCCAATGCGGGGCAACTTGGCACGGCCACGAACGGGGGCACGAGCAGCAGAAATACCTGGATCGCCCCCACCTGTGTGCTCTCGGGCGGCGTTCCCTCCATCACCGCCACCGCCACCAACAGTTACGGCTTGTCCGACACCACCACATTCCAAGTCACTGGATTGCCCTCCTGTCCGCCTCCGGCAGGTAGCCGAAAGTTGTTTAGTTACACCGGGGCCGACCAGTCATGGACGGTTCCCACCCATGTGAACCGCATTCGCGTCAAACTGTGGGGCGCGGGCGGTGGCGGCACAACATTCAATAGCAGTGGTTACGGTGGGGGAGGTGCGTTTGGCGACACCTTCCTTGAGGTCTATCCGGGTGAGACGCTTGCGGTGGTTGTCGGAGGCGGCGGTTCCATGGGGTCATATCTCGGCACTCCCGTCTCGGCTTATGGCGGAGGCGGTGCGTACGGTGTGCAGGGCGGGGCGGGGGGAGGTGGGCGTTCGGCAATTCGCAGGCCATCCTACGACCTCAGCACCGTAGGCGGAGGGGGTGGAGCCGGTTCGGACGCGGATGGCACCTACAGCGATGGCGGCCCTGGAGGAGACAGTGGGCTCGATGGCAAGGATGGCGCTCCAGCCGACGGCACTTACGGACTACGAGGCAAGGGAGGAACCCATTACGCTGGCGGCGCCGGAGGAACAAGCGTGGGCACTACCTATACGGCCAAGTCTGGCACGCAATACAAGGGCGGTGACGCGTCGGCGGAGTGGTGGTCCGGCGACGGCGGCGGAGGGGGCGGCGGGTATTACGGCGGTGGCGCAGGCGGTGGTGACACGAGCGGTGGGGCGGCGGGAGGAGGAGGTGGTGGTTCCAGTTCCGTCCCTTATGGAAGCATCCTCTCCGGCAGAGGCCGCAACACGGGCGGAATGCTGGACATGGATTACTCGGCCGGAATTGGCATGGGGGGCCAAGGCGGCGCTGGAAGCCATGGCCGTGTGGTTATCTACTCCGACGTGGAACAGTACCCTCGCTCGAACGCGATGAAGTGCAGTACGCGTCCGCGTCTGAACTTGGCGAATGGCCAGTTGGCGTGTTACGGCGTCTGGGATTATGGCAACGCCTTTGGCGAAGACGATAACATGTGTGGAGACTACAGCACGCCCAAGACGGGCTGTGTAGTCACCACTCCTGCCTGTACAAGTGGAAAGGCAACTGCAGTTGAGTTTGTCGATATCTCGTCCATCCTCGATCCCAAAATCTCGGCGATTGCGGCAAATCTCGGTGTTTCGACCCAGCTCTTGGGTGAAGGGATGATAACGGCCTACGTGTATCATTGTTCCCCGTAG
- a CDS encoding class I SAM-dependent methyltransferase — protein MTGTAEPLEQNPKLWKALRDLSAGQVAARDVLLETLLAAPNPASALTELAVHEAGSPAARTQLTAHHADPKWSKWLPLHLQEYTAVFPEDARFHQPLSQALIDSGWAEAHLRALQASEEGSVQAARALGAELNAIAEEAASLLSRLPAMKTRLGGSLHILQVQALTRAEALLGPLQGRKILEVGPQEGGLLLELIRLGADALGIDLGPQIEHPRLVQGDFLHTALPGPFELIVATAVFESSSCARGEPDSDAKNNSPAVLRRFHELTAPGGFVVLENVMFPIPFSREEAEAAGFEVPLSRLPAINLRTGGRSCVLRRT, from the coding sequence ATGACGGGCACAGCCGAACCTCTGGAGCAGAACCCGAAACTGTGGAAGGCACTCCGGGACCTCTCGGCGGGACAGGTGGCCGCGCGAGACGTCCTGCTGGAGACCCTGCTCGCCGCGCCGAACCCGGCCAGCGCTTTGACGGAGCTTGCGGTCCATGAGGCGGGCAGCCCCGCGGCACGCACCCAGCTCACGGCGCACCACGCGGATCCCAAATGGTCCAAGTGGCTCCCCCTCCACCTCCAGGAATACACGGCCGTCTTCCCGGAAGACGCCCGCTTTCACCAGCCCCTGTCTCAGGCGCTGATCGACAGCGGCTGGGCGGAAGCCCACCTCCGGGCGCTTCAGGCCTCTGAAGAGGGCTCAGTCCAGGCGGCACGCGCGCTGGGGGCCGAGCTGAACGCCATCGCCGAGGAAGCGGCTTCCTTGCTCTCGCGGTTGCCCGCCATGAAAACCCGTCTCGGCGGCTCCCTTCACATTCTTCAAGTCCAGGCGCTCACCCGGGCAGAGGCCCTGCTGGGCCCTCTCCAGGGCCGCAAGATCCTCGAAGTAGGCCCCCAGGAAGGCGGCCTGCTCCTCGAGTTGATCCGGCTGGGCGCGGATGCCTTGGGGATCGACCTGGGGCCGCAAATCGAACACCCCCGGCTTGTTCAAGGCGACTTTCTGCACACCGCGCTGCCTGGACCTTTCGAGCTCATCGTCGCGACCGCGGTCTTCGAGTCGAGCTCGTGCGCCCGTGGCGAACCGGACTCCGACGCGAAGAACAACTCGCCCGCCGTCCTGCGGCGCTTCCACGAGCTGACAGCACCCGGGGGCTTCGTGGTGCTGGAGAACGTCATGTTCCCCATCCCCTTCTCGCGCGAGGAGGCCGAGGCCGCAGGCTTCGAGGTACCGCTCTCACGGCTGCCTGCCATCAACCTGCGGACTGGAGGCCGGAGCTGTGTTTTGAGACGCACCTGA
- a CDS encoding SDR family oxidoreductase, which yields MSGIALITGTSSGIGLSSAIHLAKAGFQVVATLRDTGKAGPLQARARDEGVTLDILPLDVQSDASVQACVQAVLAKYGRIDVLVNNAGAGHLGSLEQTTQEELRQTMEVNFFGVWRTTQAVFPSMRQARSGRILTVTSVGGLIGQPFNDAYCAAKFACEGFLESLAPVAKRLGIHLVAIEPGAVTTEFVATVQGRKPGGPAVSEEYRPMLDAYIRAAMGAYAQVAQSSDDVAKVIVEAATAQTPHFRYATSEVIRGIAGQKYKDITGDSILEMTGSRLS from the coding sequence ATGTCTGGCATCGCCCTCATCACGGGAACCTCCTCGGGCATCGGGCTCAGCTCCGCCATCCATCTGGCCAAGGCCGGCTTTCAAGTGGTCGCGACACTCCGGGACACCGGCAAGGCGGGGCCCTTGCAGGCCCGCGCCCGTGACGAGGGCGTCACGCTCGACATCCTGCCGCTGGATGTTCAGAGCGACGCCTCGGTCCAGGCATGCGTCCAAGCGGTGCTCGCGAAGTACGGAAGAATCGACGTGCTCGTCAACAACGCGGGCGCGGGTCATCTCGGCTCGCTGGAGCAGACCACTCAGGAGGAGCTGCGTCAGACGATGGAAGTGAATTTCTTCGGCGTGTGGCGGACGACCCAGGCCGTGTTCCCCTCCATGCGCCAGGCCCGCTCGGGACGCATCCTCACCGTCACGAGCGTGGGAGGACTGATTGGCCAACCCTTCAACGACGCGTACTGCGCTGCCAAGTTCGCCTGCGAGGGGTTCTTGGAGAGCCTCGCCCCTGTGGCGAAGAGGCTGGGCATCCACTTGGTGGCCATTGAGCCCGGGGCGGTGACCACCGAGTTCGTCGCCACAGTCCAGGGGCGTAAGCCCGGAGGGCCTGCGGTCTCCGAGGAGTATCGGCCCATGTTGGATGCCTACATCCGCGCGGCCATGGGCGCGTATGCGCAGGTGGCCCAGAGCAGCGATGACGTGGCGAAGGTGATTGTCGAGGCCGCCACGGCCCAAACGCCCCACTTCCGCTATGCCACCTCCGAGGTGATCCGCGGGATCGCCGGACAGAAGTACAAAGACATCACGGGCGATTCGATTCTGGAGATGACGGGCTCGCGGCTGTCCTGA